In the genome of Angustibacter sp. Root456, one region contains:
- a CDS encoding MarR family winged helix-turn-helix transcriptional regulator has translation MTASSDVPIGAVDDLSHWATGRLLSTAARLVEHAWDSHLSRWELNHASFAVLWMLEGGAMTQRELAAAASVQDQTMSRVVERLERLGYVSRDRCPQDRRRVLVSLSATGRRVRDEAHDEAAAEALIGDAVGDLARLRADLVAVVEHLHRPSGRPLREA, from the coding sequence GTGACCGCCTCGTCCGACGTGCCGATCGGCGCGGTCGACGACCTGTCGCACTGGGCCACCGGGCGGCTGCTGTCGACCGCCGCGCGGTTGGTCGAGCACGCGTGGGACTCGCACCTGTCGCGCTGGGAGCTCAACCACGCGAGCTTCGCGGTGCTGTGGATGCTCGAGGGCGGCGCGATGACCCAGCGCGAGCTCGCCGCCGCCGCCTCGGTGCAGGACCAGACCATGAGCCGTGTGGTCGAGCGGCTCGAGCGTCTCGGCTACGTCAGCCGCGACCGCTGCCCGCAGGACCGCCGCCGCGTCCTCGTGAGCCTCTCCGCCACCGGACGCCGGGTGCGCGACGAGGCGCACGACGAGGCCGCGGCCGAGGCCCTCATCGGTGACGCGGTCGGCGACCTGGCGCGGCTGCGGGCTGACCTCGTCGCCGTCGTCGAGCACCTGCACCGCCCGTCCGGACGACCGCTGCGGGAGGCGTAG
- a CDS encoding NAD(P)/FAD-dependent oxidoreductase: protein MPARTDVVIVGAGLAGLSAAVTLTRAGVEVCVLERGDAVGGRVRTDRRDGLLLDRGFQLLNPSYPAVQTMLDVGGLDLHPFEAGVVVARGEGRAVVADPRHSPRRAVSTLTGPGGLREKLALVRWAAAVGYGDPGQIIGSPDEPYADTLRRNHLDGPLTHSVLEPFLAGVLGEDQQQSSRRFVELVLRSFVRGTPALPATGMQAIPEQLAARLPDDVVRLQEPAESLDGGVVVTTNGRIEARAVLVATDGTAAHGLLGLPTPPQRALTTFYHLAGQPPTRKAILHVDGDRRGPVVNSAVVSNVAPSYCADGRALVATTVLGDHDDAETERSLRQQLRWLYGCDPTRWELVATYAIPHALPAMLPPLTVRQSVALGDGRFVAGDHRDTASIQGALVSGRRAAQAILDHLGHPGRKEHRAC from the coding sequence GTGCCCGCACGTACCGACGTCGTCATCGTGGGTGCCGGCCTCGCCGGTCTGTCGGCGGCCGTCACGCTGACCCGGGCCGGCGTCGAGGTCTGCGTCCTCGAGCGCGGGGACGCGGTGGGAGGCCGGGTGCGCACCGACCGCCGCGACGGGCTGCTGCTCGACCGCGGCTTCCAGCTGCTGAACCCCTCCTACCCCGCCGTCCAGACGATGCTGGACGTCGGCGGTCTCGACCTGCACCCGTTCGAGGCCGGGGTCGTCGTAGCGCGAGGCGAGGGACGCGCTGTCGTCGCCGACCCGCGTCACTCACCACGGCGCGCGGTGTCGACGCTGACCGGGCCCGGCGGCCTGCGCGAGAAGCTCGCTCTCGTGCGGTGGGCCGCGGCTGTGGGCTACGGCGACCCGGGCCAGATCATCGGCTCCCCCGACGAGCCGTACGCAGACACGTTGCGCCGCAACCACTTGGACGGCCCACTCACTCACTCGGTGCTCGAGCCCTTCCTCGCCGGAGTGCTCGGTGAGGACCAGCAGCAGAGCTCGCGACGCTTCGTCGAGCTGGTGCTGCGCTCGTTCGTCCGGGGTACACCCGCCCTTCCGGCCACCGGCATGCAGGCGATTCCCGAGCAGCTCGCCGCGCGGCTGCCCGACGACGTCGTGCGCCTGCAGGAGCCGGCCGAGTCGCTGGACGGCGGGGTCGTCGTCACGACGAACGGCCGGATCGAGGCCCGGGCCGTGCTCGTGGCCACCGACGGCACCGCAGCGCACGGCCTGCTCGGCCTGCCGACACCACCGCAACGCGCCCTCACGACCTTCTACCACCTGGCCGGGCAACCCCCGACCCGTAAAGCGATCCTGCACGTCGACGGTGATCGGCGCGGGCCGGTGGTCAACTCCGCCGTGGTGTCGAACGTCGCGCCGTCGTACTGCGCTGACGGCCGCGCCCTGGTGGCCACGACGGTGCTCGGCGACCACGACGACGCAGAGACCGAGCGCTCCTTGCGTCAGCAGCTGCGCTGGCTCTACGGCTGCGACCCGACGCGTTGGGAGCTCGTGGCCACCTATGCCATCCCCCACGCGCTGCCCGCCATGCTCCCGCCCCTCACGGTGCGCCAGTCCGTGGCTCTCGGTGACGGGCGGTTCGTGGCCGGCGACCACCGCGACACGGCGTCGATCCAAGGGGCCCTGGTGTCGGGCCGCCGAGCCGCGCAAGCCATCCTGGACCACCTCGGACACCCCGGACGCAAGGAGCACCGTGCCTGCTGA
- the lipB gene encoding lipoyl(octanoyl) transferase LipB, translated as MEFEHVGFVPQPVPYLQGWDLQRQVHAGVVAGERPDTVLLLEHEAVYTAGKRTEPHERPFDGTPVIDVDRGGKITWHGPGQLVGYPIVRLTEPVDVVAHVRRLEQMMMTVCAELGVSTQRVEGRSGVWVGADHRGPDRKIGAIGIRVSQGVTMHGFALNCDCDLAWAQTIVPCGIADAGVTSLSAELGRDVAVSEVLSLVEEQLRAVLGAEQAEEQGEGPVSPGRAPVPA; from the coding sequence CTGGAGTTCGAGCACGTCGGATTCGTCCCCCAGCCGGTGCCGTACCTGCAGGGCTGGGATCTGCAGCGTCAGGTGCACGCGGGCGTCGTCGCCGGTGAGCGACCCGACACCGTGCTGCTGCTCGAGCACGAGGCGGTCTACACCGCCGGCAAGCGCACCGAGCCGCACGAGCGGCCGTTCGACGGCACGCCGGTGATCGACGTCGACCGCGGCGGCAAGATCACCTGGCACGGCCCGGGGCAGCTCGTCGGCTACCCGATCGTCCGGCTCACCGAGCCGGTCGACGTCGTCGCCCACGTGCGGCGCCTGGAGCAGATGATGATGACGGTCTGCGCCGAGCTGGGCGTCTCGACGCAGCGCGTCGAGGGCCGCAGCGGCGTGTGGGTGGGTGCCGACCACCGTGGCCCGGACCGCAAGATCGGCGCGATCGGCATCCGCGTGTCGCAGGGCGTGACGATGCACGGCTTCGCGCTCAACTGCGACTGCGACCTCGCCTGGGCGCAGACGATCGTGCCGTGCGGCATCGCTGACGCCGGCGTGACCTCACTGAGCGCCGAGCTCGGCCGCGACGTCGCTGTCTCGGAGGTGCTCTCGCTCGTCGAGGAGCAGCTGCGCGCGGTGCTGGGTGCGGAGCAGGCTGAGGAGCAGGGCGAGGGGCCGGTCAGCCCCGGTCGTGCTCCTGTGCCTGCGTGA
- a CDS encoding peptidase E → MPADAPTILATSGGYVPADRHRFDFGPLVHHAVELSGATGRPRVCHVGTAGGDQRWFQAEMDDAGRTAGFEMSHLALFGMPSVEDVEGHLMAQDVVWVNGGSVANLLAVWRVHGLDEIFARVWRAGVVLAGVSAGSICWYDGGTTDSFGPELRAVTNGLGLLPYGNGVHYDSEARRRPLVHRLVAEGTLGTTHCTDDGVGLVYRGTELLEAVTEMRGKGAYVVTREGDGAVEERIEPRVLPGAAGV, encoded by the coding sequence GTGCCTGCTGACGCCCCCACCATCCTGGCCACCTCGGGCGGCTACGTCCCCGCCGACCGCCACCGCTTCGACTTCGGACCGCTGGTGCACCACGCGGTCGAGCTGTCGGGAGCCACCGGACGGCCGCGCGTGTGCCACGTCGGCACGGCCGGCGGCGACCAGCGGTGGTTCCAGGCCGAGATGGACGACGCGGGGCGCACGGCGGGCTTCGAGATGTCGCACCTCGCGCTGTTCGGCATGCCGTCGGTCGAGGACGTCGAGGGCCACCTGATGGCGCAGGACGTCGTGTGGGTCAACGGCGGGTCGGTCGCGAACCTGCTCGCCGTCTGGCGGGTGCACGGGCTCGACGAGATCTTCGCCCGCGTGTGGCGGGCCGGCGTCGTGCTCGCCGGCGTGTCAGCGGGCTCGATCTGCTGGTACGACGGCGGCACCACCGACTCGTTCGGCCCGGAGCTGCGGGCCGTCACCAACGGCCTCGGCCTGCTGCCCTACGGCAACGGCGTGCACTACGACAGCGAGGCGCGCCGCCGTCCGCTCGTGCACCGGCTGGTGGCCGAGGGCACGCTCGGCACCACCCACTGCACGGACGACGGAGTCGGCCTGGTCTACCGCGGCACCGAGCTCCTCGAGGCCGTCACCGAGATGCGCGGCAAGGGCGCCTACGTCGTCACGCGCGAGGGCGACGGCGCCGTCGAGGAGCGCATCGAGCCGCGCGTGCTGCCCGGCGCCGCAGGGGTCTAG
- a CDS encoding Gfo/Idh/MocA family oxidoreductase, with protein MSEGVRVGLVGYGMAGRDSHAPLLREAGLQVTHVATSDAGRRAQAEADLPDVRVVSSLDALLLEASDIDVVVLASPTGVHAEQAISCLDAGLPLVVDKPLGIDAGQARRVVEHARAVGVRLTVFQNRRWDAEQLTLRRLLDEGRLGRVFRFERRWERWRPQPKDRWRERNLPQEGGGLLLDLHSHLVDSAVQLFGPVREVYAELAAHTTVGEDDAFVALGHDSGVRSHLGALSLAGAPGPRTRVLGSAGAFVVTSFEQEQTAFGDLADLDAEHCGWLVAGESREPVFRAPGEAADFYRGVAAAVTGGGEMPVDPRDAVHVLEVIDAARLSAAERRVVQL; from the coding sequence ATGAGCGAAGGCGTGCGGGTCGGGCTGGTCGGCTACGGCATGGCGGGCCGCGACAGCCACGCGCCCCTGCTGCGCGAGGCCGGGCTGCAGGTGACGCACGTCGCCACCTCCGACGCCGGACGGCGCGCACAGGCCGAGGCCGACCTGCCCGACGTCCGTGTGGTGTCGTCGCTCGACGCGCTGCTGCTGGAGGCGAGCGACATCGACGTCGTGGTGCTCGCCAGCCCCACGGGCGTGCACGCCGAGCAGGCCATCAGCTGCCTGGACGCCGGACTGCCCCTGGTGGTCGACAAGCCCCTCGGGATCGACGCCGGCCAGGCCCGGCGCGTGGTCGAGCACGCCCGCGCCGTCGGCGTCCGGCTGACGGTGTTCCAGAACCGGCGCTGGGACGCTGAGCAGCTGACGCTGCGGCGGCTGCTCGACGAGGGCCGACTCGGCCGCGTCTTCCGCTTCGAGCGCCGCTGGGAGCGCTGGCGCCCGCAGCCCAAGGACCGCTGGCGCGAGCGCAACCTCCCGCAGGAGGGCGGCGGGCTGCTCCTGGACCTGCACAGCCACCTGGTCGACTCGGCCGTCCAGCTCTTCGGCCCCGTGCGCGAGGTGTACGCCGAGCTCGCTGCCCACACGACCGTCGGCGAAGACGACGCGTTCGTCGCGCTCGGCCACGACAGTGGCGTGCGCAGCCACCTCGGGGCGCTGTCGCTGGCCGGAGCCCCTGGCCCCCGCACGCGTGTGCTGGGCTCGGCCGGGGCGTTCGTCGTCACCAGCTTCGAGCAGGAGCAGACCGCCTTCGGTGACCTCGCCGACCTCGACGCCGAGCACTGCGGGTGGCTGGTGGCGGGGGAGTCGAGGGAGCCGGTGTTCCGGGCCCCTGGCGAGGCAGCTGACTTCTACCGCGGCGTCGCTGCAGCCGTCACCGGCGGCGGCGAGATGCCGGTCGACCCCCGCGACGCCGTGCACGTGCTCGAGGTGATCGACGCCGCCCGGCTCAGTGCGGCCGAGCGGCGCGTCGTCCAGCTCTGA
- a CDS encoding serine/threonine-protein kinase translates to MTHDDLPAPPCVPGYDLLEPMGRGATSVVWRARADPRVDPLTGGAEVAVKIVLAGPDAERELAVLSGVRHPHLLELREVVALDADRLAIVTDLLEGGTLASVVAARGRLRPGEVVTVLVPLAQALAALHVTGVLHGDLAPSNVLFTLAGRPALTDLGTTRITGEPREEVYGTAGYVDPVVLTGGEPTAASDVYGLGALGWLALTGSPPPSPVHRPALRELAPSAPQALVAAIESAVDPDPAGRPPAAEWARTLHAAAPAEPVWRHGAAPADGGLTRRVRDLAATEPEPARGARHRKQRSWRWRRPAKLLAVAAVALGLVGGVGATWWWARPVRAAQSASAGAGAALSDAQASRVVTELAAARADALARPDRAAATGAAPGSAAAQADALALARLRDRGARYAGLRLTAREVRVVSRAPGRAWVQVVLAVSAYDVVVGERVVEHVAARPRAPSRLELAFVAGEGWRVARVAG, encoded by the coding sequence ATGACCCACGACGATCTGCCCGCGCCCCCCTGCGTGCCGGGATACGACCTGCTCGAGCCGATGGGCCGTGGTGCCACCAGCGTGGTCTGGCGGGCTCGCGCTGATCCGCGCGTCGATCCGCTCACCGGCGGGGCGGAGGTCGCGGTGAAGATCGTGCTCGCCGGTCCGGACGCCGAGCGCGAGCTGGCCGTGCTCAGCGGGGTGCGGCACCCGCACCTGCTCGAGCTGCGCGAGGTCGTGGCGCTCGACGCGGACCGCCTGGCGATCGTGACGGACCTGCTCGAGGGCGGGACCCTCGCGTCCGTGGTGGCCGCCCGGGGCCGGTTGCGCCCGGGCGAGGTGGTGACGGTGCTCGTGCCGCTGGCGCAGGCCCTGGCTGCCCTGCACGTCACCGGCGTCCTGCACGGTGATCTCGCTCCGAGCAACGTGCTGTTCACGCTGGCGGGACGTCCGGCGCTCACCGACCTCGGCACGACGCGCATCACCGGCGAGCCGCGCGAGGAGGTCTACGGCACGGCCGGCTACGTCGACCCGGTGGTGCTGACCGGCGGCGAGCCCACCGCTGCCAGCGACGTCTACGGTCTCGGGGCGCTCGGCTGGCTGGCGCTCACCGGCTCGCCGCCACCATCACCCGTGCACCGTCCGGCGTTGCGCGAGCTGGCACCGAGCGCGCCGCAGGCGCTGGTGGCCGCGATCGAGTCGGCCGTCGACCCCGACCCCGCCGGCCGGCCGCCGGCCGCCGAGTGGGCCCGCACACTGCACGCCGCAGCGCCGGCCGAACCGGTGTGGCGCCACGGTGCGGCTCCGGCCGACGGTGGCCTGACGCGACGGGTGCGCGACCTGGCCGCGACGGAGCCCGAGCCGGCGCGTGGTGCGCGCCACCGCAAGCAGCGGTCGTGGCGGTGGCGTCGTCCCGCCAAGCTGCTTGCCGTCGCCGCCGTCGCCCTGGGTCTCGTCGGCGGGGTGGGCGCGACCTGGTGGTGGGCGCGTCCCGTGCGAGCGGCGCAGTCCGCGAGCGCCGGGGCGGGGGCAGCGCTGTCCGACGCGCAGGCGAGCAGAGTCGTCACCGAGCTGGCGGCGGCCCGAGCGGACGCACTGGCACGCCCCGATCGGGCGGCGGCGACGGGCGCGGCTCCTGGCTCGGCGGCGGCGCAGGCGGACGCGCTGGCCCTGGCTCGGTTGCGCGATCGCGGCGCCCGGTACGCCGGTCTGCGGCTCACGGCGCGCGAGGTCCGGGTGGTGAGCCGTGCTCCCGGCCGGGCGTGGGTGCAGGTCGTGCTCGCGGTGTCGGCGTACGACGTCGTGGTG
- a CDS encoding DUF4191 domain-containing protein: MARKDSSTPAPRKQRFGWARQIGTAFTQARGLDPAVVWWMLGAFVLVEVVFVVLGIVFDHAIYLSVIGIPLAVMAAGIVMVRRTERAAYAQLEGQVGGGGAALGALRRGWFFEQQPVAVEATRPGDLSAAAMVFRAVGRPGVVLVAEGPQGRAQKLADKERKRISRVLPNVPVTVLRVGTGEGEVPVRKLVSKLQRMRPSLTKTEVTAVNKRLRALGSAPMPVPKGIDPMRARPDRKGLRGR, from the coding sequence ATGGCCCGCAAGGACTCCTCGACGCCCGCCCCGCGCAAGCAGCGCTTCGGCTGGGCGCGTCAGATCGGTACGGCGTTCACCCAGGCGCGCGGCCTCGACCCGGCCGTCGTGTGGTGGATGCTCGGGGCGTTCGTGCTCGTCGAGGTGGTGTTCGTCGTCCTCGGCATCGTCTTCGACCACGCCATCTACCTGTCGGTCATCGGCATCCCGCTGGCCGTCATGGCCGCCGGCATCGTCATGGTGCGCCGCACCGAGCGGGCGGCGTACGCCCAGCTCGAGGGCCAGGTCGGCGGTGGTGGCGCCGCACTGGGCGCGCTGCGCCGCGGATGGTTCTTCGAGCAGCAGCCCGTGGCCGTCGAGGCGACCCGGCCGGGCGACCTGTCGGCGGCGGCCATGGTGTTCCGGGCCGTGGGCCGGCCCGGGGTCGTGCTCGTGGCCGAGGGGCCACAGGGCCGCGCGCAGAAGCTGGCCGACAAGGAGCGCAAGCGGATCTCGCGCGTGCTGCCGAACGTGCCCGTCACCGTGCTTCGGGTGGGCACGGGCGAGGGCGAGGTGCCGGTGCGCAAGCTCGTGAGCAAGCTGCAGCGGATGCGCCCGTCGCTGACCAAGACGGAGGTCACCGCCGTCAACAAGCGACTGCGCGCGCTCGGCTCGGCGCCCATGCCGGTGCCGAAGGGCATCGACCCGATGCGGGCGCGGCCCGACCGCAAGGGCCTGCGCGGCCGCTGA
- the lipA gene encoding lipoyl synthase has translation MTIAPEGRRMLRLEARNAQVPIEKKPSWIKTKASMGPQYTELQGLVRSEGLHTVCQEAGCPNIFECWEDREATFLIGGEQCSRRCDFCQIDTGRPSPLDRDEPRRVAESVRAMELRYATITGVARDDLPDEGAWLYAETVRQVHELNPGTGVEILVPDFSAKPELVGQVLDAAPQVFAHNLETVPRIFKRIRPAFRYERSLDVITQGRRAGLVTKSNLILGMGETREEVSEALRDLHEAGCDLLTITQYLRPSKRHHPVERWVKPEEFVELSAEAEEIGFAGVMAGPLVRSSYRAGRLWAQAMRRRGEELPEALAHLAEAAPARQEASSLLSR, from the coding sequence GTGACGATCGCGCCCGAGGGACGCCGGATGCTGCGTCTGGAGGCCCGCAACGCGCAGGTCCCGATCGAGAAGAAGCCGTCGTGGATCAAGACGAAGGCCTCGATGGGCCCGCAGTACACCGAGCTCCAGGGACTGGTGCGCAGCGAGGGCCTGCACACGGTGTGCCAGGAGGCCGGCTGCCCCAACATCTTCGAGTGCTGGGAAGACCGCGAGGCGACGTTCCTCATCGGCGGCGAGCAGTGCTCGCGCCGCTGCGACTTCTGCCAGATCGACACCGGCCGGCCCAGCCCGCTCGACCGCGACGAGCCGCGGCGCGTCGCGGAGTCGGTGCGCGCCATGGAGCTGCGCTACGCCACCATCACCGGCGTCGCCCGCGACGACCTGCCCGACGAGGGCGCGTGGCTGTACGCCGAGACCGTCCGCCAGGTGCACGAGCTCAACCCCGGCACCGGCGTCGAGATCCTGGTGCCCGACTTCTCGGCCAAGCCCGAGCTCGTCGGCCAGGTGCTGGACGCCGCGCCGCAGGTGTTCGCGCACAACCTCGAGACCGTGCCGCGCATCTTCAAGCGGATCCGGCCGGCGTTCCGTTACGAGCGGTCGCTCGACGTCATCACGCAGGGCCGTCGCGCCGGGCTGGTCACCAAGTCCAACCTGATCCTCGGCATGGGTGAGACCCGCGAGGAGGTCAGCGAGGCGCTGCGCGACCTGCACGAGGCCGGATGCGACCTGCTGACCATCACGCAGTACCTGCGGCCGAGCAAGCGCCACCACCCCGTCGAGCGCTGGGTCAAGCCCGAGGAGTTCGTCGAGCTGTCAGCCGAGGCCGAGGAGATCGGCTTCGCCGGCGTCATGGCCGGCCCGCTCGTGCGCTCGTCCTACCGCGCTGGGCGGCTGTGGGCGCAGGCGATGCGTCGCCGCGGCGAGGAGCTGCCGGAGGCGCTGGCCCACCTGGCCGAGGCGGCACCGGCGCGCCAGGAGGCCTCGAGCCTGCTCAGCCGCTGA
- a CDS encoding SDR family oxidoreductase, whose product MTSAPRVALVTGTSSGMGLATAVGLARAGLTVVATMRDTAKSDALQQAAAGAGVDVDVRALDVTDPDQARACVESVLADHGSLDVLVNNAGRGAVATLEQLTDAQLQEQLDVNYLGVARLTRLVLPAMRAAGSGRVVTVTSVGGAVGQPFADAYCAAKFAVEGLMQSLAPVAATFGVTISVVEPGAVASGFVGNVHRPDESLSPQDAYAPLLAAYLERTAGAFANAQTPEQAAEVIVHAATTSEPRFRWQTSAQAGQFVGLSLADLDGSRVSRLTSTWIA is encoded by the coding sequence GTGACGTCGGCACCTCGGGTCGCCCTCGTGACCGGCACGTCCAGCGGGATGGGCCTGGCCACCGCGGTCGGCCTCGCCCGCGCCGGGCTCACGGTCGTCGCGACCATGCGCGACACCGCCAAGAGCGACGCCCTGCAGCAGGCGGCAGCCGGCGCCGGCGTCGACGTCGACGTCCGCGCGCTGGACGTCACGGACCCCGACCAGGCTCGGGCCTGCGTCGAGAGCGTCCTCGCCGACCACGGATCCCTGGACGTGCTCGTCAACAACGCCGGGCGGGGCGCCGTGGCCACGCTGGAGCAGCTCACCGACGCCCAGCTGCAGGAGCAGCTCGACGTGAACTACCTCGGCGTCGCCCGGCTGACCCGGCTCGTGCTGCCGGCCATGCGCGCGGCCGGCAGCGGACGGGTCGTCACCGTCACCAGCGTCGGCGGCGCCGTCGGGCAGCCCTTCGCTGACGCCTACTGCGCGGCGAAGTTCGCGGTCGAAGGGCTCATGCAGTCCCTGGCGCCCGTGGCGGCCACGTTCGGCGTGACGATCAGCGTCGTGGAGCCCGGTGCCGTGGCCAGCGGGTTCGTCGGCAACGTGCACCGCCCCGACGAGAGCCTGTCGCCGCAGGACGCCTACGCCCCGCTGCTCGCGGCCTACCTCGAGCGCACCGCCGGCGCCTTCGCGAACGCCCAGACGCCGGAGCAGGCAGCCGAGGTGATCGTCCATGCGGCGACCACGAGCGAGCCGCGGTTCCGCTGGCAGACCTCCGCGCAGGCGGGCCAGTTCGTCGGGCTGTCGCTGGCCGATCTCGACGGAAGCCGCGTCAGCCGGCTCACGTCGACGTGGATCGCCTAG
- a CDS encoding MMPL family transporter, translating to MSSQTADGASGSAQESRQEQRRRRRKVGGTRRAVLRAVALTLLGLVWLGISGVGGPLVGRLSEVQENDNANFLPASAESTELAKLSKKFSSASTFPAFVVIERDAGVSDADRAAAQQFARGLPDLTIDVAPAAAGDRTFRLGDYLAPAPTAVVPSEDGKALLLPVLLNGDKAGDSLPDGESVVGQSVKAVRDAAQEQLESTGLKTYVTGPAGFTADLVTAFSGIDGKLLGVSLTAVFIILLLVYRSPLLPLAALMTSAFGLSLAALVVFPLAKSGAITLDGQSQGILSILVIGAATDYALLLVSRYREELHDHASKYVAMRRAWRGSVEPIAASAATVVLGLLCLLLSQLGSTRGLGPVGAIGIGGALLAALTLLPLLLLVPVILLAAVALGVAFAVGAVLVNAVVGLVLVVLVLAAGIYFAVRRRQALRRNDIDGVDGVDGAEGARLPWYARAESGRWLFWPRTPRLDHVHRADSVGGGGIWGRIASLVGNHPRVVWVTTLVVLLGAAVFAPSLKADGVSTSQVFRDRVESVVGQDVLTQHFPGGAGSPALLVVQETDAQQALQVVRSVKGVASAQLTVDPSMAGGTQPPPPKVVDGQVEIEATLSAAADSPAAEETIKRLRSAVDQIGQDVLVGGTTAVNLDVREASRRDLTVIIPAILIVILLVLMVLLRAVVAPLLLIGANVLSFGATIGVSALVFNHVLGFPGGDPQIPLYGFVFLVALGIDYSIFLMTRVREESLEHGTRRGVLVGLAVTGGVITSAGVVLAATFGALSTLPLLFLQQIAFIVAFGVLLDTLVVRSLLVPALTRDIGGRVWWPSRFAADHEDEPAAERSDTITA from the coding sequence GTGAGTTCGCAGACCGCCGACGGGGCGTCCGGTTCGGCTCAGGAGTCGCGTCAGGAGCAGCGGCGCCGCCGTCGCAAGGTCGGTGGCACCCGCCGGGCCGTGCTGCGGGCCGTGGCCCTGACGTTGCTCGGCCTGGTGTGGCTGGGGATCAGCGGCGTGGGCGGCCCGCTCGTCGGCCGGCTGTCGGAGGTGCAGGAGAACGACAACGCGAACTTCCTGCCCGCCTCGGCGGAGTCGACCGAGCTGGCCAAGCTGTCGAAGAAGTTCAGCTCGGCGTCGACCTTCCCGGCCTTCGTCGTCATCGAGCGCGATGCCGGCGTGAGCGACGCGGACCGCGCCGCGGCCCAGCAGTTCGCGCGAGGCCTGCCTGACCTCACGATCGACGTCGCGCCTGCGGCGGCCGGCGACCGCACCTTCCGCCTCGGTGACTACCTCGCGCCCGCGCCCACCGCCGTCGTCCCGAGCGAGGACGGCAAGGCACTGCTGCTGCCCGTGCTGCTCAACGGCGACAAGGCCGGTGACAGCCTGCCGGACGGTGAGAGCGTCGTCGGGCAGTCGGTGAAGGCCGTGCGGGACGCCGCCCAGGAGCAGCTCGAGTCGACCGGTCTGAAGACGTACGTCACCGGTCCAGCCGGGTTCACCGCCGACCTCGTGACCGCCTTCAGCGGCATCGACGGCAAGCTGCTCGGGGTCAGCCTCACGGCCGTGTTCATCATCTTGCTGCTGGTCTACCGCAGCCCGCTGCTGCCGCTCGCGGCGCTGATGACGTCGGCGTTCGGCCTGTCGCTCGCGGCCCTCGTGGTGTTCCCCCTCGCCAAGAGCGGCGCGATCACCCTCGACGGCCAGAGCCAGGGCATCCTGTCGATCCTCGTCATCGGCGCGGCCACCGACTACGCCTTGCTGCTCGTGTCGCGCTACCGCGAGGAGCTGCACGACCACGCCAGCAAGTACGTCGCGATGCGCCGGGCCTGGCGCGGCTCGGTGGAGCCGATCGCGGCCAGTGCGGCCACGGTGGTGCTCGGCCTGCTGTGCCTGCTGCTCAGCCAGCTCGGCTCCACGCGCGGCCTTGGGCCGGTCGGTGCCATCGGTATCGGCGGCGCGCTGCTTGCCGCGCTCACGCTGCTGCCGCTGCTGCTGCTCGTGCCGGTGATCCTGCTCGCAGCGGTCGCTCTCGGCGTCGCGTTCGCCGTCGGGGCGGTGCTGGTCAACGCGGTCGTCGGGCTGGTGCTCGTGGTGCTGGTGCTGGCCGCGGGCATCTACTTCGCGGTCCGGCGTCGCCAGGCGTTGCGGCGCAATGACATCGACGGCGTCGACGGCGTCGACGGTGCCGAGGGCGCGCGCCTGCCGTGGTACGCCCGGGCCGAGTCCGGTCGCTGGCTGTTCTGGCCGCGCACGCCGCGACTCGACCACGTGCACCGTGCCGACTCCGTGGGCGGCGGGGGCATCTGGGGTCGGATCGCCTCGCTGGTGGGCAACCACCCGCGCGTCGTGTGGGTCACCACGCTCGTCGTGCTGCTCGGCGCCGCAGTGTTCGCGCCGTCGCTCAAGGCCGACGGCGTCAGCACGTCGCAGGTCTTCCGCGACCGCGTCGAGTCGGTCGTCGGGCAGGACGTGCTGACCCAGCACTTCCCGGGCGGGGCCGGCAGCCCGGCCCTGCTCGTGGTGCAGGAGACCGACGCCCAGCAGGCGCTGCAGGTCGTGCGCTCGGTGAAGGGGGTGGCGTCAGCCCAGCTCACGGTCGACCCGTCGATGGCCGGCGGAACGCAGCCACCGCCGCCCAAGGTGGTCGACGGTCAGGTCGAGATCGAGGCGACGCTGTCCGCGGCCGCCGACAGTCCGGCCGCCGAGGAGACGATCAAGCGGCTGCGCAGCGCGGTCGACCAGATCGGGCAGGACGTCCTGGTCGGCGGCACCACCGCCGTCAACCTCGACGTCCGCGAGGCCAGCCGGCGCGACCTGACCGTGATCATCCCGGCGATCCTCATCGTGATCCTGCTCGTGCTGATGGTGCTGCTGCGGGCCGTCGTGGCACCCCTGCTGCTCATCGGCGCCAACGTGCTGTCGTTCGGCGCCACCATCGGGGTCAGCGCGCTGGTGTTCAACCACGTGCTCGGCTTCCCGGGCGGCGACCCGCAGATCCCGTTGTACGGCTTCGTGTTCCTCGTCGCTCTGGGCATCGACTACTCGATCTTCCTGATGACGCGAGTGCGCGAGGAGTCGCTCGAGCACGGGACACGACGGGGCGTGCTCGTGGGTCTGGCAGTGACCGGCGGCGTCATCACGAGCGCGGGCGTGGTGCTGGCCGCCACGTTCGGGGCGCTGTCGACGCTCCCGCTGCTGTTCCTGCAGCAGATCGCGTTCATCGTCGCCTTCGGCGTGCTCCTCGACACCCTCGTGGTGCGCTCGCTGCTGGTGCCGGCACTCACCCGCGACATCGGCGGGCGCGTGTGGTGGCCCAGCCGGTTCGCCGCTGACCACGAGGACGAGCCTGCGGCGGAACGGTCTGACACCATCACCGCATGA